The Mesorhizobium sp. NBSH29 genome has a segment encoding these proteins:
- a CDS encoding OmpA family protein produces MLKKTAAALIATTMLAACTTDPYTGQQKVSNTAGGAAIGAGLGALAGMAAGGNDRRNALIGAGIGALAGGAIGAYMDQQEAELRAQLQGTGISVTRSGEQIILNMPSNITFASDQDAVKAGFYPTLNSVSLVLKKFNRTIVDVYGHTDSTGDDQYNFDLSQRRALSVANYLSGQGVDQRRFAVTGFGETRPIADNATAGGRAQNRRVEIQLSPLE; encoded by the coding sequence TTGTTGAAGAAAACCGCAGCCGCGCTGATTGCCACGACCATGCTGGCGGCCTGCACCACAGATCCTTATACGGGCCAGCAAAAGGTATCCAATACCGCCGGTGGGGCGGCGATTGGCGCCGGGCTTGGCGCGCTGGCCGGCATGGCGGCAGGCGGCAATGACCGCCGCAATGCGCTGATCGGGGCCGGCATCGGGGCGCTGGCGGGCGGTGCTATCGGCGCCTACATGGACCAGCAGGAAGCAGAACTGCGGGCGCAGTTGCAGGGCACCGGCATTTCGGTGACGCGCTCAGGCGAGCAGATCATTTTGAACATGCCCTCCAACATCACGTTTGCCTCCGACCAGGATGCGGTGAAGGCAGGCTTCTACCCGACGCTGAATTCGGTCTCGCTGGTGCTGAAGAAATTCAACCGCACCATTGTCGATGTCTATGGCCACACCGATTCGACCGGCGACGACCAGTATAATTTCGACCTGTCGCAGCGCCGGGCGCTGTCGGTCGCCAATTATCTGTCCGGGCAGGGGGTTGACCAGCGCCGCTTTGCGGTGACCGGCTTTGGCGAAACGCGGCCCATCGCCGACAACGCCACCGCCGGTG